The Engraulis encrasicolus isolate BLACKSEA-1 chromosome 22, IST_EnEncr_1.0, whole genome shotgun sequence genome includes a region encoding these proteins:
- the LOC134438752 gene encoding uncharacterized protein LOC134438752 isoform X2, with product MSAVLLLYIVMANTCPQQPSVRDIDGFQPANISVSRTQVFVGDSLEITCITALRNPSSKFCMYLCKNGSGFRMAMVKHTGEVRFKLDSLTTQDSGLYSCVASAQKMSPTKVTSTCINAVYIRVDVSQLRKLILYSLAFLIDLVVLLTLIGLCYHKKWLNRGRQDDLKDSQQHEIIYTELVGLKEDKNRYHVNHDTRVIYTSIKVRGSRTRSRNSKADLWISPH from the exons ATGTCAGCTGTCTTACTGCTATACATTGTAATGG CAAACACATGTCCACAGCAGCCCTCAGTAAGAG ACATTGATGGTTTCCAGCCAGCAAACATTTCTGTCAGCAGAACTCAAGTGTTTGTCGGGGACTCCCTGGAAATAACCTGCATCACAGCCTTGAGAAATCCTTCTAGCAAGTTCTGCATGTACCTTTGTAAGAATGGAAGTGGCTTTCGCATGGCTATGGTAAAGCACACTGGCGAGGTTAGATTTAAACTTGACAGCCTGACAACGCAAGACTCTGGCCTCTACAGCTGTGTGGCTTCTGCCCAGAAAATGTCTCCTACCAAAGTCACTTCAACGTGTATTAATGCTGTGTACATAAGGGTAGATG TTTCCCAACTTAGGAAGCTGATTCTCTACTCCTTGGCCTTCCTGATTGATTTGGTGGTACTGTTGACATTAATTGGACTCTGTTACCACAAGAAATGGCTGAACCGTG GACGTCAAGACGATCTCAAAGACAG TCAACAACATGAGATCATCTACACAGAACTGGTTGGCTTGAAAG AAGACAAAAACCGCTACCATGT CAACCATGACACCAGAGTCATCTACACCAGCATCAAAGTCAGAG GCTCCCGTACACGCAGCAGGAACTCAAAAGCAGATCTTTGGATATCGCCACACTAA
- the LOC134438752 gene encoding uncharacterized protein LOC134438752 isoform X3, whose protein sequence is MSAVLLLYIVMDIDGFQPANISVSRTQVFVGDSLEITCITALRNPSSKFCMYLCKNGSGFRMAMVKHTGEVRFKLDSLTTQDSGLYSCVASAQKMSPTKVTSTCINAVYIRVDVSQLRKLILYSLAFLIDLVVLLTLIGLCYHKKWLNRGRQDDLKDSQQHEIIYTELVGLKEDKNRYHVNHDTRVIYTSIKVRGSRTRSRNSKADLWISPH, encoded by the exons ATGTCAGCTGTCTTACTGCTATACATTGTAATGG ACATTGATGGTTTCCAGCCAGCAAACATTTCTGTCAGCAGAACTCAAGTGTTTGTCGGGGACTCCCTGGAAATAACCTGCATCACAGCCTTGAGAAATCCTTCTAGCAAGTTCTGCATGTACCTTTGTAAGAATGGAAGTGGCTTTCGCATGGCTATGGTAAAGCACACTGGCGAGGTTAGATTTAAACTTGACAGCCTGACAACGCAAGACTCTGGCCTCTACAGCTGTGTGGCTTCTGCCCAGAAAATGTCTCCTACCAAAGTCACTTCAACGTGTATTAATGCTGTGTACATAAGGGTAGATG TTTCCCAACTTAGGAAGCTGATTCTCTACTCCTTGGCCTTCCTGATTGATTTGGTGGTACTGTTGACATTAATTGGACTCTGTTACCACAAGAAATGGCTGAACCGTG GACGTCAAGACGATCTCAAAGACAG TCAACAACATGAGATCATCTACACAGAACTGGTTGGCTTGAAAG AAGACAAAAACCGCTACCATGT CAACCATGACACCAGAGTCATCTACACCAGCATCAAAGTCAGAG GCTCCCGTACACGCAGCAGGAACTCAAAAGCAGATCTTTGGATATCGCCACACTAA
- the LOC134438752 gene encoding uncharacterized protein LOC134438752 isoform X1, whose protein sequence is MISLKHFHELCLRSVKANTCPQQPSVRDIDGFQPANISVSRTQVFVGDSLEITCITALRNPSSKFCMYLCKNGSGFRMAMVKHTGEVRFKLDSLTTQDSGLYSCVASAQKMSPTKVTSTCINAVYIRVDVSQLRKLILYSLAFLIDLVVLLTLIGLCYHKKWLNRGRQDDLKDSQQHEIIYTELVGLKEDKNRYHVNHDTRVIYTSIKVRGSRTRSRNSKADLWISPH, encoded by the exons ATGATAAGTCTAAAACATTTTCATGAACTTTGTTTGCGTTCTGTCAAAGCAAACACATGTCCACAGCAGCCCTCAGTAAGAG ACATTGATGGTTTCCAGCCAGCAAACATTTCTGTCAGCAGAACTCAAGTGTTTGTCGGGGACTCCCTGGAAATAACCTGCATCACAGCCTTGAGAAATCCTTCTAGCAAGTTCTGCATGTACCTTTGTAAGAATGGAAGTGGCTTTCGCATGGCTATGGTAAAGCACACTGGCGAGGTTAGATTTAAACTTGACAGCCTGACAACGCAAGACTCTGGCCTCTACAGCTGTGTGGCTTCTGCCCAGAAAATGTCTCCTACCAAAGTCACTTCAACGTGTATTAATGCTGTGTACATAAGGGTAGATG TTTCCCAACTTAGGAAGCTGATTCTCTACTCCTTGGCCTTCCTGATTGATTTGGTGGTACTGTTGACATTAATTGGACTCTGTTACCACAAGAAATGGCTGAACCGTG GACGTCAAGACGATCTCAAAGACAG TCAACAACATGAGATCATCTACACAGAACTGGTTGGCTTGAAAG AAGACAAAAACCGCTACCATGT CAACCATGACACCAGAGTCATCTACACCAGCATCAAAGTCAGAG GCTCCCGTACACGCAGCAGGAACTCAAAAGCAGATCTTTGGATATCGCCACACTAA